A genomic segment from Acyrthosiphon pisum isolate AL4f chromosome A3, pea_aphid_22Mar2018_4r6ur, whole genome shotgun sequence encodes:
- the LOC100160123 gene encoding twist-like has product MMMDSDSVYKPNGDYLMSPYTWHTPQDLQQFTNAPIVYPYSDYGSVVVKSEYDDDVCGVVGGGSGGGGIGIGGDLSCGGGGDGCGDIGGGGGGGSSSSPGLEHDTVEPKKGKKRSSRSKEIQTPLKSRRRSPQTPEEMQSQRVMANVRERQRTQSLNEAFASLRKIIPTLPSDKLSKIQTLKLATRYIDFLYQVLHKANTDEVPMVGHTDSDSQHSIEQGSSGTGSCTYVAHEQLSYAFSVWRMEGEWNNVNQE; this is encoded by the exons ATGATGATGGACTCGGACTCGGTGTATAAGCCCAACGGCGATTACCTCATGTCGCCGTACACCTGGCATACACCGCAAGATTTGCAGCAGTTCACCAACGCACCCATCGTGTACCCGTACAGTGACTACGGATCTGTGGTAGTCAAGTCTGAGTACGATGACGATGTTTGCGGGGTTGTCGGCGGCGGTAGCGGTGGCGGTGGAATCGGAATCGGTGGAGACCTCAGCTGCGGCGGTGGCGGAGACGGCTGCGGCGATATCGgaggcggtggcggcggtggtaGCAGCAGTTCACCCGGCCTGGAACACGACACGGTGGAACCGAAAAAGG gAAAGAAACGGTCGTCCAGATCGAAAGAAATCCAAACGCCGTTGAAATCAAGGAGACGATCTCCGCAGACCCCAGAAGAGATGCAAAGCCAACGGGTGATGGCCAATGTACGGGAACGACAGCGGACACAGAGTCTAAACGAAGCGTTTGCATCTCTCCGGAAGATCATACCTACGCTGCCTTCTGACAAACTATCGAAAATCCAAACGTTGAAGTTGGCCACGCGATACATTGATTTCCTGTACCAAGTGTTGCACAAAGCCAACACGGATGAAGTTCCTATGGTAGGACACACAGACTCAGATTCTCAGCACTCCATCG aacaaGGATCTTCCGGTACTGGATCTTGCACTTACGTGGCTCATGAACAACTCAGTTACGCGTTTAGTGTGTGGAGAATGGAAGGCGAATGGAACAACGTCAAccaggaataa